TTGTAACGACGGATTCAACCCATTCAGAGCCAGTGGCTTCAAATATTTTGAATCGGCAGTTCACGGCAGTTGCTCCTAACAAGGCGTGGGTGACGGACATCACCTATCTCAAAGTCGGAAGACGGTGGCACTACCTTACGGTCTTTATTGATTTGTATTCACGGCTTGTTGTGGGATGGGATCTCAGCGATTCACTGGAACGGCACTCCGTTATACACGCCTTTCAAAAGGCAATCGTGCGTCGCAGGCCTGCTGCCGGACTGGTGGTTCACAGCGATCGTGGCATCCAATATGCGAGCAAGGATTTCAGGGTAAGACTCAAGCAAAGTGGCTGTATTCAAAGCATGAGCAGGAAGGGCAACTGCTGGGATAATGCGGTCGCCGAGTCGTTCTTCCACACACTT
The sequence above is a segment of the Desulfovibrio psychrotolerans genome. Coding sequences within it:
- a CDS encoding IS3 family transposase yields the protein VTTDSTHSEPVASNILNRQFTAVAPNKAWVTDITYLKVGRRWHYLTVFIDLYSRLVVGWDLSDSLERHSVIHAFQKAIVRRRPAAGLVVHSDRGIQYASKDFRVRLKQSGCIQSMSRKGNCWDNAVAESFFHTLKTQFIRHHKFLTRYEAELALFQYIEAYYNRRRRHSSNGWMSPAEYENSQAYQKVA